A portion of the Desmodus rotundus isolate HL8 chromosome 8, HLdesRot8A.1, whole genome shotgun sequence genome contains these proteins:
- the CCR4 gene encoding C-C chemokine receptor type 4 codes for MNTTDVADTTMDDSIYNNYYLYVNIPEPCTKKGIKAFGGIFLPPLYSLVFLFGLLGNSMVVLVLFKYKRLRSMTDVYLLNLAISDLLFVLCLPFWGYYAADQWVFGLSLCKIISWMYLVGFYSGIFFIMLMSIDRYLAIVHAVFSLRARTVTYGVITSLVTWAVAVFVSLPGLLFSTCYTEEGHTYCKTKYTRNSTQWKVLSSLEINVLGLVIPLGIMLFCYSMIIRTLQHCKNEKKNKAVKMIFAVVVLFLGFWTPYNVVLFLETLVDLEVIQDCAFERHLDYALQATETLAFVHCCLNPVIYFFLGEKFRKYIIQLFKTCGGSSVLCKYCRLLQIYFPDPSSSSYTQSTVDHDLHDAL; via the coding sequence ATGAACACCACGGACGTAGCAGACACCACCATGGATGACAGCATCTATAACAATTACTATCTCTATGTCAATATCCCCGAGCCTTGCACCAAAAAAGGCATCAAAGCCTTTGGGGGGATCTTCCTGCCCCCGCTCTACTCCTTGGTCTTTCTGTTTGGTCTGCTCGGAAATTCCATGGTGGTTCTGGTCCTGTTCAAGTACAAGCGGCTCAGGTCCATGACTGACGTGTACCTGCTCAACCTGGCCATCTCAGACCTACTCTTCGTGCTCTGCCTCCCTTTCTGGGGCTACTATGCAGCGGACCAGTGGGTTTTTGGACTAAGTCTCTGCAAGATTATTTCCTGGATGTACCTGGTGGGCTTCTACAGTGGCATATTCTTCATCATGCTCATGAGCATAGACAGGTACCTGGCAATTGTGCACGCGGTGTTCTCCTTGAGGGCCAGGACCGTGACTTACGGGGTCATCACCAGCTTGGTCACGTGGGCGGTGGCTGTATTTGTTTCCCTGCCAGGGCTTTTATTCAGCACTTGTTACACAGAGGAGGGGCACACCTACTGCAAAACCAAGTACACGCGCAACTCCACACAGTGGAAGGTTCTGAGCTCCCTGGAGATCAACGTTCTAGGGCTGGTGATCCCCTTAGGGATCATGCTTTTTTGCTACTCCATGATCATCAGGACCTTGCAGCACTGTAAAAACGAGAAGAAGAACAAGGCGGTAAAGATGATCTTTGCCGTGGTGGTCCTCTTCCTGGGCTTCTGGACCCCGTACAACGTGGTGCTCTTCCTGGAGACCCTGGTGGACCTAGAGGTTATCCAGGACTGTGCCTTTGAAAGACACCTGGACTATGCCCTTCAGGCCACAGAGACCCTGGCTTTCGTTCACTGCTGCCTTAACCCAGTCATCTACTTTTTCCTGGGGGAGAAATTTCGCAAGTACATCATCCAGCTCTTCAAAACGTGCGGGGGCTCTTCCGTGCTCTGCAAATACTGTAGGCTCCTCCAGATTTACTTCCCCGACCCCTCCAGCTCATCTTACACACAGTCGACAGTGGATCACGACCTCCATGATGCCCTGTAA